One genomic segment of Limnothrix sp. FACHB-406 includes these proteins:
- a CDS encoding IS607 family transposase: protein MAYIPLRKAVEFLGLHPNTLRKYADEGKIETIRNEAGQRLYNVESYGRKATRSTVVCYCRVSSAKQRDDLARQVQFMRDRYPEAEIIQDIGSGLNFKRKGLQSLLVRLMRGDQLQIVVACRDRLCRFGFELFEFMVQQNGGELVVLDQSVHCPESELTADLLAILHLFSRRMPGLRSYRKAIQEDPNLPNP, encoded by the coding sequence ATGGCATACATCCCTCTCAGAAAAGCGGTCGAATTTCTGGGATTGCATCCAAATACGCTAAGAAAGTACGCAGATGAAGGGAAGATCGAAACCATCCGAAACGAGGCGGGCCAGCGGCTTTATAACGTCGAGTCATATGGACGCAAGGCAACTCGATCTACCGTTGTTTGCTATTGCCGCGTCAGTTCTGCCAAGCAGCGGGACGATCTCGCAAGACAAGTCCAGTTCATGCGTGATCGCTACCCCGAAGCCGAAATCATCCAAGACATCGGATCAGGTCTCAACTTCAAGCGAAAAGGGTTGCAATCCCTACTGGTCAGACTCATGCGCGGCGATCAGCTCCAAATTGTGGTTGCCTGTCGAGACCGATTGTGTCGATTCGGATTCGAGTTGTTCGAGTTCATGGTTCAACAAAACGGTGGCGAACTCGTGGTTCTCGACCAATCTGTTCACTGCCCAGAATCAGAACTCACAGCCGATCTTCTCGCCATCCTTCACCTCTTCTCTCGTCGAATGCCCGGACTCAGAAGCTACCGGAAGGCGATCCAGGAAGATCCGAATCTTCCTAACCCCTGA
- a CDS encoding GAF domain-containing protein — translation MSDRDGSGILASPEVSRLNAEIDRLNAHNAALRLQQELLGSWIVTARMTTATGLVLRALTQQILEALQSLCQAEQGSIFLLDEHLQATECLLARGSTIREQKREIVNQILKEGLAAWTIQHRQIAIVMDTMTDERWLQLPNQPYTVRSALCIPIQRGKRLLALATLMHSQPHHFTPLRVEQAQFAADAIALNLENALLYDQLTSSLNESKEDPLSHEAPSFAGESNALPSLANPFEDSIASSNILPSSIQSAVNASEARGLEETGLYITTAEGRLRYVNRCFAQIFGYRRRELARVESILDLIPVDYQAMLVHKLEDCIRDNQRPLSCLLPGLHRSGRLIGLDLYGERIHFSGEPGVIGMVRRVDSSPYRTGNTV, via the coding sequence ATGAGCGATCGCGATGGGTCCGGCATCTTGGCCAGTCCCGAGGTTTCCAGACTCAATGCTGAAATCGATCGCCTCAATGCCCACAACGCTGCCCTTCGTCTTCAGCAGGAACTGTTGGGCAGTTGGATCGTGACAGCCCGAATGACCACCGCCACCGGCTTGGTGTTGCGGGCCCTGACTCAACAGATCTTGGAAGCCCTGCAATCCCTGTGCCAGGCAGAACAGGGCAGTATTTTTCTCCTCGATGAGCACCTGCAAGCCACGGAATGTTTGTTGGCCCGAGGCTCCACCATTCGGGAGCAAAAGCGAGAAATCGTTAACCAAATTCTGAAAGAAGGGCTGGCGGCCTGGACGATCCAGCATCGACAAATCGCGATCGTGATGGACACCATGACCGATGAGCGGTGGTTGCAACTGCCCAACCAGCCCTACACGGTGCGATCGGCCCTTTGCATCCCCATCCAGCGCGGAAAACGGCTGTTGGCGCTGGCCACCCTCATGCATAGCCAACCGCACCACTTCACCCCCTTGCGTGTGGAGCAGGCCCAATTTGCCGCCGACGCGATCGCCCTCAACTTAGAAAACGCCTTGCTCTATGACCAGCTCACCAGCAGCCTAAACGAAAGCAAAGAGGATCCCCTCAGCCACGAAGCGCCGTCCTTCGCGGGCGAATCCAACGCCTTGCCCTCCTTGGCGAACCCCTTTGAAGACTCGATCGCCAGCTCCAACATTCTCCCCAGCAGTATCCAAAGTGCCGTCAATGCCAGCGAAGCCCGCGGCCTCGAAGAAACCGGCCTTTACATCACCACCGCTGAAGGACGGTTGCGTTACGTTAACCGCTGCTTTGCCCAAATTTTTGGCTATCGGCGGCGCGAATTGGCGCGGGTTGAATCCATCCTGGATTTAATTCCCGTGGACTATCAAGCCATGCTGGTTCACAAGCTGGAAGACTGCATTCGCGACAACCAGCGCCCCTTAAGCTGCTTGCTGCCGGGACTGCATCGATCGGGGCGGTTGATTGGCCTCGACTTGTACGGTGAGCGGATTCACTTTTCCGGCGAACCGGGCGTGATTGGCATGGTGCGCCGGGTCGATTCATCGCCCTATCGCACGGGCAACACCGTTTAA
- a CDS encoding biotin--[acetyl-CoA-carboxylase] ligase, whose translation MLKPTPIDPAEFSAAVLRETARLGVRLPRLQVLAETGSTNQVAWELAQAGAQPRTIVIALQQSAGRGQWGRQWSSPLGGLYLSRYFAPQLLPEDGAQLTLAAAWGLGQTLRDRGVPVALKWPNDLVVRGRKWGGLLTETRLVGGKIARAVTGLGLNWANPVPETGINATELFSELEFPELGSPERSHDQSDQSVDRQLVDRLDPLDPSSHWVDRSSNSSKISDGSNSLHGASALANQASQLNTPPLLPPTDFPAEGGPPIRSLAELAALAIAGLDRGDRQLQTGGIESFLADYLELLETCGRSVQVGDRTGIAVGITPRGELRVKFSDQLAAELHLPPGAVRLGYARSPQAPEPPGPDGGKVTDFLKNP comes from the coding sequence GTGTTGAAACCCACCCCGATCGACCCCGCAGAGTTCAGTGCCGCCGTGTTGCGCGAAACGGCGCGGCTCGGTGTTCGGTTGCCCAGGTTGCAGGTGCTAGCGGAGACCGGCTCCACCAATCAGGTGGCCTGGGAGCTGGCCCAAGCGGGAGCCCAGCCAAGGACGATCGTGATTGCGCTGCAACAGTCGGCAGGGCGGGGGCAGTGGGGCCGTCAATGGTCGTCGCCCTTGGGCGGGTTGTATCTCTCGCGCTATTTTGCACCCCAGTTGCTGCCGGAGGATGGGGCCCAACTGACCTTGGCGGCCGCTTGGGGCCTGGGGCAAACCCTGCGCGATCGGGGTGTGCCGGTGGCGCTGAAGTGGCCCAATGATTTGGTGGTTCGGGGGCGCAAGTGGGGCGGGCTGCTGACGGAAACCCGATTAGTGGGTGGCAAGATTGCCCGCGCGGTTACGGGGTTGGGGTTGAATTGGGCTAATCCGGTTCCCGAGACAGGGATCAATGCCACGGAGTTGTTTTCAGAATTGGAGTTTCCAGAATTAGGGTCTCCAGAACGATCGCATGATCAATCAGATCAATCAGTAGATCGTCAATTAGTAGATCGCCTAGATCCTTTAGATCCTTCAAGTCATTGGGTCGATCGCTCATCGAACTCGTCCAAGATTTCTGATGGCTCTAATTCGCTACATGGGGCCAGTGCATTGGCGAATCAGGCGAGTCAACTGAACACCCCGCCCCTGTTGCCGCCGACTGATTTCCCTGCGGAGGGTGGGCCACCGATTCGATCGCTGGCAGAGTTGGCGGCCCTGGCGATCGCGGGTTTAGACCGGGGCGATCGACAACTCCAAACGGGCGGCATCGAAAGTTTTTTGGCAGATTATTTGGAACTGCTGGAAACCTGCGGGCGATCGGTGCAAGTGGGCGATCGCACCGGAATCGCCGTGGGCATTACCCCGCGCGGAGAACTCCGGGTCAAGTTTTCCGATCAACTGGCTGCGGAACTGCATCTCCCCCCCGGCGCGGTGCGGTTAGGCTATGCCCGATCGCCCCAAGCGCCTGAACCCCCCGGCCCAGACGGTGGCAAGGTTACGGATTTTTTAAAGAATCCTTGA
- a CDS encoding diflavin flavoprotein yields MVVATERPQTEKRLTIQTAEIAAQTLTIRSLDWDRDRFDIEFGLQNGTTYNSFLIRGDKVALVDTSHAKFRQLYLDTLKGAIDLAQIDYLVVSHTEPDHSGLVADLLALNPNITVVASKVAIQFLENLIHQPFSKLLVKSGESLDLGQGHVLEFLNAPNLHWPDTIFTYDHGTQTLYTCDAFGMHYCSDDLFDADLGAIEPDFRFYYECLMAPNARSVLGAMKRMDALPGYHTIATGHGPLLRHNVVELTGRYRHWSQTKAEAETTAAVFYVSDYGYSDRLSQSIAKGITKTGVAVEMMDLKAADPQELRELVERSVALVLAAPPQGECEAAIGTILTVANNKQRIGVFESGGGQDEPSYPLFNRFRDLGLKPAFDVIRISTKPQAFTYQLCEEAGTDLGQALMVKETVKQMKSLDSDLDKALGRLSGGLYIITAKKGDVASAMLASWVVQASFQPLGITIAVAKDRAIESLMQVGDRFVLNILEEGNYGHLMRHFLKRFGPGEDRFAGVETQQAINGSPILSDALAYLECQVSSRMDCGDHWLVYSAVDNGRVSKENALTAVHHRKVGNHY; encoded by the coding sequence ATGGTTGTCGCCACAGAACGTCCGCAAACCGAGAAGCGGTTGACGATTCAAACCGCCGAGATTGCCGCCCAAACCCTGACGATTCGATCGCTGGACTGGGATCGCGATCGCTTTGATATTGAATTTGGCCTGCAAAACGGCACAACCTATAACTCCTTCCTGATTCGCGGGGACAAAGTGGCCCTGGTGGACACCTCCCACGCCAAATTTCGCCAACTTTATCTGGATACCCTGAAGGGCGCGATCGACCTGGCCCAGATTGATTACTTGGTGGTGAGCCACACGGAACCGGATCACAGCGGCTTGGTGGCGGATCTGCTGGCCCTGAATCCTAATATCACCGTGGTGGCTTCCAAGGTAGCGATTCAGTTTCTGGAAAATCTGATTCACCAGCCCTTCAGCAAACTGCTGGTGAAAAGCGGCGAGAGCCTGGATTTGGGCCAAGGGCATGTGCTGGAGTTTTTGAATGCGCCCAATCTCCATTGGCCAGACACGATCTTTACCTATGACCACGGGACGCAGACCCTCTACACCTGCGATGCCTTTGGGATGCACTATTGCAGCGATGACCTGTTTGATGCGGATTTAGGGGCGATCGAGCCGGATTTTCGGTTCTATTACGAGTGCCTGATGGCCCCCAATGCTCGATCGGTCTTGGGAGCCATGAAGCGGATGGATGCCCTCCCCGGCTACCACACGATCGCCACCGGCCACGGCCCCCTGTTGCGCCACAACGTGGTTGAACTCACCGGTCGCTATCGCCACTGGAGCCAAACCAAGGCCGAAGCGGAAACCACTGCCGCCGTGTTCTATGTGTCCGACTATGGCTACAGCGATCGGCTGTCCCAGTCGATCGCCAAGGGGATCACCAAAACCGGCGTGGCTGTGGAAATGATGGATCTGAAAGCGGCTGATCCTCAGGAGTTGCGGGAGTTGGTGGAGCGATCGGTGGCGCTGGTTTTGGCTGCACCGCCCCAAGGGGAATGCGAAGCGGCGATCGGCACCATCTTGACCGTGGCCAACAACAAGCAGCGGATTGGTGTGTTTGAGTCTGGCGGTGGCCAAGACGAGCCGAGCTATCCCCTGTTTAACCGCTTCCGGGATTTGGGTCTGAAGCCAGCCTTTGACGTGATTCGGATTAGCACCAAGCCCCAAGCGTTCACTTACCAACTCTGCGAAGAAGCGGGCACGGACTTGGGCCAGGCATTGATGGTTAAAGAGACCGTCAAGCAAATGAAGTCCCTGGATTCCGATTTGGATAAGGCCTTGGGCCGCTTGAGCGGCGGCTTGTATATCATCACGGCCAAGAAGGGCGATGTGGCCAGCGCCATGTTGGCCTCTTGGGTGGTGCAAGCCAGCTTCCAGCCCCTGGGAATCACGATCGCGGTGGCCAAAGACCGGGCGATCGAGTCGCTGATGCAAGTGGGCGATCGCTTCGTGCTGAACATCTTGGAAGAGGGCAACTACGGCCACCTGATGCGGCACTTCCTGAAGCGGTTTGGCCCCGGTGAAGACCGTTTTGCCGGTGTGGAAACCCAGCAAGCCATCAACGGCTCCCCCATCCTCAGCGACGCGCTGGCCTATCTGGAATGCCAGGTCAGCAGCCGGATGGATTGCGGGGATCACTGGCTGGTCTACAGCGCCGTGGATAACGGTCGGGTCTCGAAGGAAAATGCCCTCACGGCCGTTCACCACCGCAAAGTAGGTAACCACTACTAA
- a CDS encoding Uma2 family endonuclease, producing MYLLASVSKKVSVQEYWLFDPKNEWIEGQLRGYQLGPSRTPDGDPCEAYLPITDNQSAVLGLRLEVCGPLLRFFNEATGQWLPMPDEIGDVLAERDRAAAERDQERQAKEAALAELAELRERLRQLETDA from the coding sequence ATGTATTTGTTAGCATCCGTTAGCAAAAAAGTATCGGTACAGGAATACTGGCTGTTTGACCCCAAAAACGAGTGGATTGAGGGCCAATTACGCGGCTATCAATTAGGGCCGAGTCGCACACCGGACGGTGACCCCTGCGAGGCATACTTACCCATCACAGACAACCAAAGTGCTGTGTTGGGGTTGCGCTTAGAAGTTTGTGGGCCGCTCTTGCGATTCTTTAATGAGGCCACAGGGCAATGGCTACCGATGCCAGACGAGATCGGTGATGTGTTAGCTGAGCGCGATCGAGCTGCAGCAGAACGTGATCAAGAGCGTCAAGCCAAAGAAGCCGCGCTGGCAGAGTTAGCAGAATTACGGGAGCGCCTGCGACAACTGGAGACCGACGCATAA
- a CDS encoding helix-turn-helix domain-containing protein, with translation MFSPSFTSSLVECPDSEATGRRSRKIRIFLTPDQKALLKQWFGVSRYVYNTTIKHLQEPGTKANWMAVAPIILGALPEWAKSVPYQIKKIAVKDACTAVREAKKSFKKDGQIRKCRFRRRKDRQQTIYIPKSAISENGVYYTILGKATLKESIPDGFSDGRLTLAYGEYYLITSTEVQPIQSENQGRVVALDPGVRTFMTFFAESFYGWIGNDSNLLIQKLCFKLDRLISKITKAQSAQKRRFKKAADRLRSKVQHLVKELHHKTARFLTENFDVILLPSFESSQMVSKSRRKIKSKTVRQMLTLSHYQFKKHLEWKAWELGKIALTNINEAYTSKTVSWTGEIVKIGGSRVIKSKIDGRSMNRDLNGARGIFLRALVDTPWLRDHLDLCIC, from the coding sequence ATCTTCTCGCCATCCTTCACCTCTTCTCTCGTCGAATGCCCGGACTCAGAAGCTACCGGAAGGCGATCCAGGAAGATCCGAATCTTCCTAACCCCTGATCAAAAAGCGCTTCTGAAGCAATGGTTTGGCGTTTCCAGGTACGTCTACAACACCACAATCAAACATCTTCAGGAGCCGGGAACCAAAGCCAATTGGATGGCAGTTGCGCCCATCATCTTGGGTGCGCTACCGGAATGGGCCAAGTCCGTTCCCTATCAGATCAAAAAGATTGCGGTCAAAGATGCTTGCACGGCCGTTCGGGAAGCCAAGAAAAGCTTCAAAAAAGACGGACAAATTCGCAAGTGCCGTTTCCGCAGGCGCAAAGATCGGCAACAGACGATCTATATCCCCAAATCAGCCATCAGTGAAAACGGTGTCTATTACACCATCTTGGGAAAAGCAACCCTAAAAGAATCAATTCCTGATGGCTTCAGTGATGGTCGGTTGACACTTGCCTATGGTGAGTATTACCTGATCACCTCAACAGAAGTGCAACCCATTCAGTCCGAAAACCAAGGACGGGTGGTTGCCTTAGATCCCGGTGTCCGCACATTTATGACCTTCTTTGCTGAATCCTTCTACGGATGGATTGGCAATGACTCGAACTTGCTGATTCAAAAGCTGTGCTTCAAGCTGGATCGCCTGATTTCCAAAATTACCAAGGCTCAATCAGCCCAGAAGCGCCGCTTCAAGAAAGCCGCCGATCGCCTGCGTTCCAAGGTGCAACATCTGGTGAAAGAACTTCACCACAAAACCGCGCGGTTCCTGACTGAAAACTTTGATGTGATTTTGTTGCCCAGCTTTGAATCCTCTCAAATGGTGAGCAAATCACGTCGCAAGATCAAGTCGAAAACCGTGCGGCAAATGTTGACCCTATCGCATTACCAGTTCAAGAAACATTTAGAGTGGAAAGCTTGGGAGTTGGGCAAGATTGCCTTGACCAACATCAATGAAGCCTACACCTCTAAAACCGTTTCGTGGACAGGTGAAATCGTGAAGATTGGCGGCTCTCGGGTCATCAAGTCGAAAATCGATGGGCGATCAATGAATCGGGATCTCAATGGTGCTCGTGGGATCTTCCTACGGGCATTGGTTGATACGCCTTGGTTGAGAGACCATCTCGACTTATGTATTTGTTAG
- a CDS encoding M23 family metallopeptidase, with product MAAISDRGSTFSEHFGRSRRLRLGDASPAARPPEAHCAPSGTRSFTLFLLSPSHYAMHCAPNRAMNHRPNFPTRLQRRRRRILQGLGWVGAMTSLLGGLATPIRAIDAAPSGGSADLAPEAPAAPPEPKPAAQPDRPTRIERPAPAVERTPQRELPNVPRLAPSPEERSTSRGPIDQSNDFNLGATQRQAPPSEIQFTERSTGCASVGGRLSAGCTVTRSPGQPGQAGHPGIVAIPTGDRGSHLQMGSPMRLGSVGSALPAQSPISVKIGPLTVGLNGVNFDANSYYFRSGRPKGLLGNGNLKMLFPLTSLAPISSSFGWRVHPILGYSRFHAGTDLSAPLGTPVVAVLDGKVSIGGFLGGYGLTVVLDHGDTQKTLYGHLSEIFVKPGATVKQGEVIGRVGSTGMSTGPHLHFEVRQLTAQGWVVTDPAKFLAGASSPIAATDKPKDPFEALMAATIEAVKSSYKVQYAVIDETKAAAQVQ from the coding sequence TTGGCTGCGATTTCAGACCGTGGCTCAACATTTTCTGAACATTTTGGGCGATCGCGCCGTCTAAGGCTCGGTGACGCTTCCCCAGCGGCTCGTCCGCCCGAAGCCCACTGCGCTCCTTCTGGAACCAGGTCTTTCACGCTGTTTTTGCTGTCCCCGTCCCATTACGCCATGCATTGCGCTCCCAACCGCGCCATGAACCACCGCCCCAACTTCCCCACCCGTCTCCAACGCCGTCGCCGTCGCATTTTGCAAGGTCTCGGGTGGGTTGGCGCAATGACCAGCTTGCTCGGCGGACTGGCAACCCCAATCCGGGCGATCGACGCGGCCCCCAGCGGCGGTTCCGCAGACTTGGCCCCGGAAGCACCCGCTGCGCCGCCGGAACCGAAGCCCGCCGCCCAGCCCGATCGCCCAACCCGAATTGAGCGGCCCGCACCGGCTGTGGAACGGACTCCCCAACGGGAACTGCCAAACGTTCCTCGCCTGGCCCCTTCCCCGGAAGAGCGCTCCACCAGCCGCGGCCCGATCGACCAGTCCAATGATTTCAACTTGGGAGCCACCCAACGCCAGGCCCCGCCCAGCGAAATTCAGTTCACAGAACGCTCCACCGGTTGCGCCAGTGTGGGCGGCCGCCTCAGCGCCGGTTGCACCGTGACCCGATCGCCTGGGCAACCCGGCCAAGCTGGCCACCCCGGAATTGTGGCCATTCCCACGGGAGATCGGGGTTCCCACCTCCAAATGGGCAGCCCCATGCGCCTTGGTTCCGTGGGCAGTGCCCTGCCGGCCCAATCGCCCATCTCCGTCAAAATCGGCCCCCTAACCGTGGGCTTAAACGGCGTGAACTTCGATGCCAACAGCTACTATTTCCGCAGCGGTCGCCCCAAGGGCCTGTTGGGCAATGGCAACCTAAAAATGCTGTTTCCGCTCACCAGCCTGGCTCCAATTTCCTCCTCCTTTGGTTGGCGGGTGCATCCGATCTTGGGCTACAGCCGCTTTCATGCGGGCACTGACCTTTCGGCTCCCTTGGGCACGCCCGTGGTGGCGGTGTTGGATGGCAAGGTCTCGATCGGGGGCTTTTTGGGGGGCTATGGGCTAACGGTGGTGTTAGATCATGGCGACACGCAAAAGACCCTTTACGGTCACCTATCGGAAATTTTTGTGAAACCGGGAGCTACGGTTAAGCAAGGGGAGGTGATCGGTCGGGTGGGCAGCACGGGCATGTCCACGGGGCCGCACTTGCACTTTGAAGTTCGTCAGCTCACGGCCCAAGGTTGGGTGGTGACGGATCCAGCAAAGTTCCTGGCGGGCGCAAGCAGCCCGATCGCCGCTACTGACAAACCCAAGGATCCCTTTGAAGCGTTGATGGCTGCCACGATCGAGGCGGTGAAGTCTTCCTACAAAGTCCAATACGCCGTGATCGATGAAACCAAGGCCGCTGCTCAAGTGCAATAG
- the pgeF gene encoding peptidoglycan editing factor PgeF — MTGWHWRNWQGLPYLTCSLLEPIPHGFFTRHFAPRPPAELAPVLDEAAQTFRVKQVHGDRVVAPAEIAEITAGAVLQEATATASEQSTYPQADGLLSDRPGQVMWVCSADCTPALIADLKTGQVAAVHSGWRGTAVAIVPKAIERMRQQGSQLADLRVALGPAISGSVYQVTEAVAEEVVASLAVPLKEAQGWEQPPVLPDPEPGKARLDVRQTIVQQVLNLGLDREQVTIAPHCTYCERDRFFSYRRDGTKTVQWSGIVST; from the coding sequence GTGACTGGCTGGCATTGGCGCAACTGGCAAGGACTGCCCTATCTCACCTGCTCCCTGTTGGAGCCAATTCCCCACGGTTTTTTTACCCGGCACTTTGCCCCCCGCCCGCCGGCCGAGTTGGCCCCGGTGCTGGATGAAGCGGCCCAAACTTTCCGAGTCAAGCAGGTGCATGGCGATCGGGTGGTGGCTCCGGCGGAAATCGCAGAAATCACAGCAGGGGCCGTGCTCCAAGAGGCGACGGCCACCGCCAGCGAACAATCCACCTATCCCCAAGCCGATGGCCTGTTGAGCGATCGCCCGGGGCAGGTGATGTGGGTTTGCAGCGCCGATTGCACCCCGGCCTTGATTGCGGATTTAAAAACCGGTCAGGTGGCGGCGGTGCATTCCGGTTGGCGGGGAACGGCGGTGGCCATTGTGCCCAAGGCGATCGAGCGGATGCGCCAACAGGGCAGTCAACTGGCGGATTTGCGGGTGGCGCTGGGCCCGGCCATTTCCGGTTCGGTTTATCAAGTGACGGAAGCGGTGGCTGAAGAGGTGGTGGCCTCGCTGGCTGTGCCCCTGAAGGAGGCCCAAGGTTGGGAACAGCCGCCCGTGTTGCCGGATCCGGAACCGGGAAAGGCGCGGTTGGATGTGCGCCAAACGATCGTCCAGCAGGTGTTGAATTTGGGTCTCGATCGGGAGCAGGTTACCATCGCGCCCCACTGCACCTACTGCGAGCGCGATCGGTTCTTTTCCTATCGCCGCGACGGTACGAAGACGGTGCAATGGTCAGGAATTGTTAGCACTTGA